The following are encoded together in the Phragmites australis chromosome 19, lpPhrAust1.1, whole genome shotgun sequence genome:
- the LOC133900398 gene encoding adagio-like protein 3 isoform X2 codes for MQHLTNCVHSNLSFSRFLQFRDPRAQRRHPLVDPMVVSEIRRCLNEGIEFQGELLNFRKDGAPLYNRLRLVPMHGDDGYVTHVIGIQLFSEANIDLSNISYPVYKQQSNHRPSIQDLNSASHEHALKIQSSDYCSILQLSDEVLAYNILSRLSPRDVASIGSVCTRMHQLTMNDHLRKMVCQNAWGRDATIRLEMSTKMVGWGRLARELTTLEAASWRKFTVGGRVEPSRCNFGACAVGNRLVLFGGEGVNMQPMDDTFVLNLEAARPEWRRVKVSASPPGRWGHTLSWLNGSWLVVFGGCGQQGLLNDVFILDLDAQQPTWREVASEGPPLPRSWHSSCTLDGSKLVVSGGCTESGVLLSDTFLLDLTKEKPAWREIPTFWSPPSRLGHTLSVYGKTKLFMFGGLAKSGSLRLRSSDAYMMDIGEDSPQWKQLATTGFPNVGPPPRLDHVAVSLPCGRIIIFGGSIAGLHSPAQLFLLDPTEEKLTWRILNVPGQPPKFAWGHSTCVVGGTRVLVLGGHTGEEWILNELHELCLASRPDEDD; via the coding sequence ATGCAGCATCTCACGAACTGTGTTCATTCAAACTTGTCTTTCAGCCGATTCCTACAATTTCGGGATCCACGTGCGCAAAGGCGGCATCCCCTTGTCGATCCGATGGTTGTTTCAGAGATTCGGAGATGCCTCAATGAGGGGATTGAATTCCAAGGTGAGCTCCTGAATTTCCGGAAGGATGGTGCTCCACTTTACAACAGGCTAAGGCTCGTTCCAATGCACGGGGATGATGGCTATGTGACACATGTCATTGGAATCCAACTATTCTCTGAAGCTAACATTGATCTCAGCAACATATCATATCCAGTGTATAAACAACAGTCCAACCACAGACCCAGCATTCAAGATCTGAACTCAGCTTCTCATGAACATGCTCTGAAAATCCAAAGTTCAGACTACTGTAGTATTCTCCAACTGTCAGACGAAGTTCTTGCGTACAACATCTTATCTCGCCTGTCCCCACGAGATGTTGCATCGATTGGATCAGTCTGCACCCGTATGCATCAATTAACCATGAATGATCACCTAAGGAAGATGGTCTGCCAAAATGCATGGGGAAGAGATGCCACTATCAGGCTTGAGATGAGCACCAAGATGGTAGGGTGGGGTCGTCTTGCAAGAGAACTAACAACCCTTGAGGCAGCCTCATGGAGGAAGTTTACAGTTGGAGGTCGCGTCGAGCCCTCCCGGTGCAACTTCGGTGCCTGTGCTGTTGGTAACCGCCTTGTCCTTTTCGGAGGTGAGGGGGTCAACATGCAGCCTATGGATGACACGTTTGTGCTTAACCTGGAGGCTGCTAGGCCAGAATGGCGCCGTGTCAAGGTTTCTGCCTCCCCACCCGGTCGGTGGGGGCACACTCTATCATGGTTGAATGGGTCATGGCTGGTAGTATTTGGTGGCTGCGGGCAGCAAGGTTTGCTCAATGATGTCTTCATCCTTGATCTTGATGCTCAGCAGCCAACATGGAGGGAGGTTGCAAGCGAGGGGCCTCCACTACCACGATCTTGGCACAGCTCATGCACCTTGGACGGTTCAAAGCTTGTTGTCTCAGGGGGGTGCACTGAGTCTGGTGTTCTTCTCAGTGACACCTTCCTTCTTGACCTCACCAAGGAAAAGCCTGCATGGAGGGAGATTCCTACATTCTGGTCACCACCATCCCGCCTCGGCCACACCTTGTCTGTTTATGGTAAGACTAAACTATTTATGTTTGGTGGTCTAGCAAAGAGTGGCTCGCTCCGGCTGCGCTCCAGCGATGCCTACATGATGGATATTGGTGAAGACAGTCCTCAATGGAAGCAGTTGGCGACAACGGGGTTCCCGAATGTTGGCCCACCGCCAAGACTTGATCATGTCGCCGTGAGCCTGCCCTGCGGAAGGATAATCATATTTGGTGGCTCGATTGCCGGGCTGCACTCACCAGCACAGCTGTTCCTGCTTGACCCCACTGAGGAAAAGCTGACATGGAGGATCCTGAATGTCCCCGGGCAGCCCCCGAAATTTGCCTGGGGACATAGCACCTGTGTGGTTGGTGGCACCAGGGTCCTAGTTCTTGGAGGTCACACCGGGGAGGAGtggatcctgaacgagctccaTGAGCTCTGCCTCGCAAGCAGGCCCGACGAAGACGATTGA
- the LOC133900398 gene encoding adagio-like protein 3 isoform X1, with protein MFDAGDREVVAVKRMKLWEEEEEEEEGMEVDEGEGWMWGAPAAGEQRAAAIVVADAAEADFPVIYVNAAFEAATGYRAHEVLGRNCRFLQFRDPRAQRRHPLVDPMVVSEIRRCLNEGIEFQGELLNFRKDGAPLYNRLRLVPMHGDDGYVTHVIGIQLFSEANIDLSNISYPVYKQQSNHRPSIQDLNSASHEHALKIQSSDYCSILQLSDEVLAYNILSRLSPRDVASIGSVCTRMHQLTMNDHLRKMVCQNAWGRDATIRLEMSTKMVGWGRLARELTTLEAASWRKFTVGGRVEPSRCNFGACAVGNRLVLFGGEGVNMQPMDDTFVLNLEAARPEWRRVKVSASPPGRWGHTLSWLNGSWLVVFGGCGQQGLLNDVFILDLDAQQPTWREVASEGPPLPRSWHSSCTLDGSKLVVSGGCTESGVLLSDTFLLDLTKEKPAWREIPTFWSPPSRLGHTLSVYGKTKLFMFGGLAKSGSLRLRSSDAYMMDIGEDSPQWKQLATTGFPNVGPPPRLDHVAVSLPCGRIIIFGGSIAGLHSPAQLFLLDPTEEKLTWRILNVPGQPPKFAWGHSTCVVGGTRVLVLGGHTGEEWILNELHELCLASRPDEDD; from the exons ATGTTTGACGCTGGGGATCGCGAGGTCGTGGCGGTGAAGCGGATGAAGctgtgggaggaggaggaggaggaggaggaggggatggAGGTGGACGAGGGGGAGGGGTGGATGTGGggggcgccggcggcgggggagcagagggcggcggcgatcgtggtggcggacgcggcggaggcggaCTTCCCCGTCATCTACGTCAACGCAGCCTTCGAGGCCGCCACGGGGTACCGCGCCCACGAGGTGCTCGGACGCAACTG CCGATTCCTACAATTTCGGGATCCACGTGCGCAAAGGCGGCATCCCCTTGTCGATCCGATGGTTGTTTCAGAGATTCGGAGATGCCTCAATGAGGGGATTGAATTCCAAGGTGAGCTCCTGAATTTCCGGAAGGATGGTGCTCCACTTTACAACAGGCTAAGGCTCGTTCCAATGCACGGGGATGATGGCTATGTGACACATGTCATTGGAATCCAACTATTCTCTGAAGCTAACATTGATCTCAGCAACATATCATATCCAGTGTATAAACAACAGTCCAACCACAGACCCAGCATTCAAGATCTGAACTCAGCTTCTCATGAACATGCTCTGAAAATCCAAAGTTCAGACTACTGTAGTATTCTCCAACTGTCAGACGAAGTTCTTGCGTACAACATCTTATCTCGCCTGTCCCCACGAGATGTTGCATCGATTGGATCAGTCTGCACCCGTATGCATCAATTAACCATGAATGATCACCTAAGGAAGATGGTCTGCCAAAATGCATGGGGAAGAGATGCCACTATCAGGCTTGAGATGAGCACCAAGATGGTAGGGTGGGGTCGTCTTGCAAGAGAACTAACAACCCTTGAGGCAGCCTCATGGAGGAAGTTTACAGTTGGAGGTCGCGTCGAGCCCTCCCGGTGCAACTTCGGTGCCTGTGCTGTTGGTAACCGCCTTGTCCTTTTCGGAGGTGAGGGGGTCAACATGCAGCCTATGGATGACACGTTTGTGCTTAACCTGGAGGCTGCTAGGCCAGAATGGCGCCGTGTCAAGGTTTCTGCCTCCCCACCCGGTCGGTGGGGGCACACTCTATCATGGTTGAATGGGTCATGGCTGGTAGTATTTGGTGGCTGCGGGCAGCAAGGTTTGCTCAATGATGTCTTCATCCTTGATCTTGATGCTCAGCAGCCAACATGGAGGGAGGTTGCAAGCGAGGGGCCTCCACTACCACGATCTTGGCACAGCTCATGCACCTTGGACGGTTCAAAGCTTGTTGTCTCAGGGGGGTGCACTGAGTCTGGTGTTCTTCTCAGTGACACCTTCCTTCTTGACCTCACCAAGGAAAAGCCTGCATGGAGGGAGATTCCTACATTCTGGTCACCACCATCCCGCCTCGGCCACACCTTGTCTGTTTATGGTAAGACTAAACTATTTATGTTTGGTGGTCTAGCAAAGAGTGGCTCGCTCCGGCTGCGCTCCAGCGATGCCTACATGATGGATATTGGTGAAGACAGTCCTCAATGGAAGCAGTTGGCGACAACGGGGTTCCCGAATGTTGGCCCACCGCCAAGACTTGATCATGTCGCCGTGAGCCTGCCCTGCGGAAGGATAATCATATTTGGTGGCTCGATTGCCGGGCTGCACTCACCAGCACAGCTGTTCCTGCTTGACCCCACTGAGGAAAAGCTGACATGGAGGATCCTGAATGTCCCCGGGCAGCCCCCGAAATTTGCCTGGGGACATAGCACCTGTGTGGTTGGTGGCACCAGGGTCCTAGTTCTTGGAGGTCACACCGGGGAGGAGtggatcctgaacgagctccaTGAGCTCTGCCTCGCAAGCAGGCCCGACGAAGACGATTGA